The Acinetobacter pittii genome contains a region encoding:
- a CDS encoding MCR_0457 family protein, whose protein sequence is MKTFAPFFQVLGISITLCTQAVFADEDISTQEADSLIKDDIAATQVLQEICPAFVGTNKKLESNAQKIIAMYLSGYSNKSMTLNTLQNDAEFKTLLNEARLASKQMDHHEQHELCEEIVNYKE, encoded by the coding sequence ATGAAAACTTTCGCTCCTTTTTTTCAGGTATTGGGGATCAGTATCACATTGTGTACGCAAGCGGTTTTTGCAGATGAGGATATCTCAACACAAGAGGCTGATAGCTTAATTAAAGATGACATTGCCGCAACGCAAGTTTTGCAGGAAATCTGCCCAGCTTTCGTCGGAACAAATAAAAAACTTGAGTCAAATGCTCAAAAAATTATTGCAATGTATCTAAGTGGTTATTCAAATAAATCAATGACCTTAAATACTCTACAAAACGATGCTGAATTTAAAACTCTACTAAATGAAGCACGTCTTGCGTCAAAACAAATGGACCATCATGAACAACATGAGCTCTGTGAAGAGATCGTTAATTATAAAGAATAG
- a CDS encoding helix-turn-helix transcriptional regulator: MEIDRRVRAKEFMALLSMKKDAFYDRVKSGDIQQPVRINRKDVFWHESYVKKKVEEKKQNSDSIACS, encoded by the coding sequence ATGGAGATTGATCGTCGTGTACGTGCTAAAGAGTTTATGGCCCTTCTTTCTATGAAAAAGGATGCTTTTTATGACCGAGTAAAAAGTGGTGATATTCAGCAACCTGTCCGAATTAATAGAAAGGATGTTTTCTGGCATGAATCATATGTAAAAAAGAAGGTTGAAGAGAAAAAACAAAATTCTGATAGTATAGCCTGCTCATAG
- a CDS encoding DUF262 domain-containing protein, translated as MSLTPDEFRQIVNPLERPTRTWHCSFSYLETWLHCESEDIPHGVELVPDFQRGHVWTKKQQTNYIENVLRLIVDESGLTIRFNCPSWRKERAKDCDLLDQMVCIDGLQRLTAIRRFIAGELKVFGLKFDQLPKRQIFRDLQIVVKMYDFQYKADLLKFYLDINGGGIAHSRSELKRVKAMLEEVKAESKEG; from the coding sequence ATGAGTTTAACACCTGATGAGTTCCGGCAGATTGTTAATCCATTGGAACGCCCCACAAGAACTTGGCACTGTAGTTTTTCTTATCTTGAAACATGGTTGCATTGTGAAAGTGAAGATATTCCGCATGGTGTAGAACTAGTACCCGATTTTCAACGTGGGCATGTATGGACTAAAAAACAGCAAACCAACTATATAGAAAATGTCTTGAGGTTAATTGTAGATGAAAGCGGATTAACAATTCGATTCAACTGCCCTTCTTGGAGAAAAGAGAGAGCAAAAGATTGTGATCTTCTTGATCAAATGGTGTGTATTGATGGTTTGCAAAGATTAACTGCCATCAGAAGGTTTATTGCAGGTGAATTAAAGGTCTTTGGTCTTAAGTTTGATCAACTACCTAAAAGGCAAATCTTTAGAGATTTACAGATTGTGGTGAAGATGTATGACTTTCAATACAAGGCAGATTTACTAAAGTTTTACTTAGATATTAATGGTGGCGGTATAGCTCACAGTAGATCTGAATTAAAGAGAGTTAAGGCAATGCTGGAAGAAGTTAAAGCGGAAAGTAAGGAGGGGTGA